CGAGGTCTTGACCATCACCCGCCATCATCCCGCACACCCCAGTGGGGTGTGCACACGAAGTACCCCGCTCCTTCACGCCTCGTCTTGCATCACTCACCCCACCGTTTTCGGGTGTGAGTTCATGACAAATCAAGACACCCCCGTGCCCATAGCACTGCGGAACCACCCCACTCCATGCCGAACTGGGTCGTGAAACGCAGTCGCGCCAATGATACTCGGACCGCAGGGTCCCGGAAAAGTCGGTCAGCGCGGGGGTTTTTCTTTTCCTTCCCATCAGCCCACCTTGAACAGGTGGGCTGATTTTTTATTGCACTCGGAGGGGACATCAACCGGAGCCTATTCCTATCCCGGAGGTCTGGGGCAGCAGGTCATGTTCTACTATGGGCGGACACCTGCTGGGGCTGAACGCCAGGAAGGCGATCAGGTCGGTCGTGCCTGCCGCGATGGACGGGACGGCCGAGGCGCCCTGGCTTCTGGGATCGGCAGGTGCGGGGGTGGCGGGCGCACCCGAGTGGGCACGTTCAGTGGGGCTGGTGAGATCAGGCCTGTGGGACGTTGCCCCGCGGTGGATGCCTGGAAGTCTAGGGGGGGCTTTCTGTTCAGGGAGTTCGTGCGAACCGGCCTGCCTGAAGAGCGGAGATGGCGGTTACGGCGCTGCGGTTGGCTATGTGGGCCGGACCTTCTGGATTCCTTTATGTGTGTGGTCACCGTGGCCGCCGCGCTAGCATCAGCGGCGGTTTCGGCGTTGTGCTCACGGCACTCTTCTGAGCATCACCGCTTACGCCAGACCCGACACCGGAGGCAATCCATGCGAACCATGAAATTAGGTACCAGCACCCTCGACGTTCCCGTGATCGCGGTGGGCTGCATGCGCATCAACGAGCTGGACCGCGCCGGAGCGGAACGCTTCGTCCAGCAGTCCATGGAGATGGGCGCGAACTTCTTCGATCACGCCGACATCTACGGCGGCGGCGAGTGCGAACGCATCTTCGCGGACGCTGCGGGCATGAGTTCCAGCGTGCGTGAACGCATGATCCTGCAGAGCAAGTGCGGGATCCGCGTGGACCTGGGCATGTTCGACTTCAGCCGCGAGCACATCCTGGCGTCCGTGGACGGCATCCTGGAGCGGCTGCGGACCGATTACCTCGACGTGCTGCTGCTGCACCGCCCGGACGCGCTGGTCGAGCCGGACGAGGTGGCTGCCGCTTTCGATCAGCTGGAGCGGGAGGGGAAGGTGCGGCACTTCGGCGTGTCGAACCAGACGCCCATGCAGATCGAACTGCTGAAGAAGAGCGTGCGTCAGCCGCTGGTCGCCAACCAGTTGCAGTTGAGCGTCACGAACGCCACCATGATCACGCGCGGTTTCAACGTGAACATGGAAAACGACAGTGCCGTGGACCGTGACGGTGGCGTCCTGGATTACTGCCGCCTGCATGACATCACGGTGCAGCCGTGGTCTCCTTTCCAGTTCGGGTTCTTCGAGGGTGTGTTCCTGGACAACCCCAAATTCCCTGAGCTGAACGCCGTGATCGATCAGCTGGCCGGGCAGTACGGCGTGAGCAACACGACCATCGCCATCGCGTGGTTGCTGCGGCACCCGGCGCACATGCAGCCCGTGACGGGC
The Deinococcus seoulensis genome window above contains:
- a CDS encoding aldo/keto reductase; amino-acid sequence: MKLGTSTLDVPVIAVGCMRINELDRAGAERFVQQSMEMGANFFDHADIYGGGECERIFADAAGMSSSVRERMILQSKCGIRVDLGMFDFSREHILASVDGILERLRTDYLDVLLLHRPDALVEPDEVAAAFDQLEREGKVRHFGVSNQTPMQIELLKKSVRQPLVANQLQLSVTNATMITRGFNVNMENDSAVDRDGGVLDYCRLHDITVQPWSPFQFGFFEGVFLDNPKFPELNAVIDQLAGQYGVSNTTIAIAWLLRHPAHMQPVTGTTKVERLRDCARAADVNLTRQEWYAVLRAAGNTLP